From Pan troglodytes isolate AG18354 chromosome 11, NHGRI_mPanTro3-v2.0_pri, whole genome shotgun sequence, the proteins below share one genomic window:
- the RNF224 gene encoding RING finger protein 224: protein MQDAAAGGPPGLGGEGPPEERRDCIICCSAYDLSGHLPRRLYCGHTFCQACVRRLDTPAPEQRWIPCPQCRQSTPTPRGGVAMLDLDLAAFLAVKAEREPARLEPLPLTSLKGSAITQQPAGLCPALGPQPHFPQPRYCCWGCGSLCCPPLGSPEV, encoded by the exons ATGCAG GATGCTGCAGCCGGAGGGCCCCCAGGCCTCGGAGGAGAGGGGCCCCCGGAGGAGAGGAGAGACTGCATCATCTGCTGCTCGGCCTATGACCTCTCCGGGCACCTGCCCCGCCGCCTCTACTGTGGACACACCTTCTGCCAGGCGTGTGTGCGGCGGCTGGACACACCGGCGCCCGAGCAGCGCTGGATCCCCTGTCCGCAGTGCCGTCAGAGCACGCCCACGCCTCGCGGAGGGGTGGCCATGCTAGACCTGGACCTGGCTGCTTTCCTGGCAGTCAAGGCTGAGCGGGAGCCGGCAAGACTAGAAcccctgcccctcacctccctcaaAGGCAGCGCCATCACTCAGCAGCCAGCTGGGCTGTGCCCTGCCCTGGGACCCCAGCCCCACTTCCCCCAGCCCAGATACTGCTGCTGGGGCTGTGGCAGCCTCTGCTGCCCACCCCTAGGCAGCCCCGAGGTCTGA
- the CYSRT1 gene encoding cysteine-rich tail protein 1 encodes MAPPLPRREKAAASRSTQALGPRAQKTERTDCRVATTGWTMDHQEMVVKNPYAHISIPRAHLRPDLGQQLEVASTCSSSSEMQPLPVGPCAPEPTHLLQPTEVPGPKGAKGNQGAAPIQNQQAWQQPGNPYSSSQRQAGLTYAGPPPVGRGDDIAHHCCCCPCCRCCHCPPFCRCHSCCCCVIS; translated from the exons ATGGCCCCGCCCCTCCCAAGGAGGGAAAAGGCGGCTGCCAGTCGCTCAACTCAGGCACTGGGACCTAGAGCTCAGAAGACCGAGAGGACAGACTGCCGTGTTGCCACCACAG GCTGGACCATGGACCACCAAGAGATGGTCGTCAAGAACCCATATGCCCACATCAGCATCCCCCGGGCTCACCTGCGGCCTGACCTGGGGCAGCAGTTAGAGGTGGCTTCCACCTGTTCCTCATCCTCGGAGATGCAGCCCCTGCCAGTGGGGCCCTGTGCCCCAGAGCCAACCCACCTCTTGCAGCCGACCGAGGTCCCAGGGCCCAAGGGCGCCAAGGGTAACCAGGGGGCTGCCCCCATCCAGAACCAGCAGGCCTGGCAGCAGCCTGGCAACCCCTACAGCAGCAGTCAGCGCCAGGCCGGACTGACCTACGCTGGCCCTCCGCCCGTGGGGCGCGGGGATGACATCGcccaccactgctgctgctgcccctgctgcCGCTGCTGCCACTGTCCCCCCTTCTGCCGCTgccacagctgctgctgctgtgtcATCTCCTAG